The proteins below are encoded in one region of Halocatena salina:
- a CDS encoding DUF1918 domain-containing protein, with translation MAFDEDDNVVLHDEHSEHDGDVGTITQVMETMFGDATYTVSFEDGQEQGVPEDALEPASDSEE, from the coding sequence ATGGCATTCGATGAAGACGACAACGTGGTGCTACACGATGAGCACAGCGAGCATGACGGTGATGTGGGAACGATCACCCAAGTAATGGAGACGATGTTTGGTGATGCGACGTACACCGTGAGTTTCGAGGACGGACAGGAACAGGGCGTTCCGGAAGACGCCCTCGAACCCGCTTCGGATTCCGAGGAGTAA
- a CDS encoding RNA-binding protein, with amino-acid sequence MSGVPFHYVDLQAFCYATEDEPRVERALRTFLPEEFEIERVENTGYAGDRIVVLSARVENADAIRHVLAQLDRMSPEEWAQVGSELDRRVTENCELYLYLDKQAALAGSVALGDGLSFRGKIEAYPAKKESAIENVIDAFDPLSE; translated from the coding sequence GTGTCGGGCGTTCCATTCCACTACGTCGATCTTCAGGCGTTTTGTTACGCCACCGAAGATGAGCCCCGTGTCGAGCGTGCCCTTCGAACGTTTCTCCCGGAGGAGTTCGAGATCGAACGCGTCGAGAATACGGGGTATGCTGGCGACCGCATCGTCGTGTTGTCGGCGCGGGTCGAAAACGCGGATGCGATCCGACACGTCCTCGCACAACTCGATCGGATGTCCCCCGAGGAGTGGGCGCAGGTGGGTAGCGAACTCGATCGGCGAGTGACCGAAAACTGCGAGTTGTATCTGTATCTCGACAAGCAGGCCGCTCTAGCTGGAAGCGTAGCGCTCGGAGATGGACTGTCGTTCCGTGGGAAGATCGAAGCGTATCCAGCCAAAAAGGAATCCGCGATCGAAAACGTGATCGACGCGTTCGATCCACTTTCGGAGTGA
- a CDS encoding YbjQ family protein produces MEFVTTETVPGREIQKTLGIARGNTVKARNVGRDITQSIRNITGGELKAYSELLSDARDEALERMADDAESLDADAVVNVRLESSAIANGGSEVIAYGTAVTLD; encoded by the coding sequence ATGGAGTTTGTCACCACTGAAACGGTTCCCGGCCGTGAGATTCAAAAGACACTCGGTATCGCTCGTGGCAACACCGTCAAAGCGCGTAACGTCGGACGGGATATCACCCAGAGCATCCGAAATATCACTGGTGGCGAGTTGAAAGCCTACTCCGAGCTTCTGAGCGACGCCCGCGATGAAGCCCTCGAACGTATGGCCGATGACGCCGAGTCGTTGGATGCCGATGCTGTCGTCAACGTTCGACTCGAAAGTTCCGCGATCGCCAACGGGGGATCGGAAGTGATCGCCTATGGCACCGCCGTCACGTTGGACTGA
- the moaC gene encoding cyclic pyranopterin monophosphate synthase MoaC, with protein MTDGFSHIDEERSVQMVDVGRKPDTKRRAIATGTIELRPSTVDAVRADEIEKGNVLATARVGVVQAVKHTWESIPMCHQIPVTNVESDFEIQEDCVTLTVVVETIGKTGCEMEALTGVTTGLNVVWDMVKAAEKNEDGEYPTTQIRDVHVHKKEKTTLED; from the coding sequence GTGACCGATGGGTTCTCACACATCGACGAGGAGCGATCGGTCCAGATGGTCGACGTGGGTCGAAAACCCGATACGAAACGCCGAGCGATCGCTACCGGAACCATCGAGCTTCGGCCCTCGACCGTCGACGCCGTCCGTGCCGACGAAATCGAGAAGGGGAACGTCCTCGCTACTGCCCGCGTCGGAGTCGTCCAAGCGGTCAAGCACACGTGGGAATCGATTCCGATGTGCCACCAGATCCCGGTCACGAACGTCGAGAGCGATTTTGAGATACAAGAGGACTGTGTGACGCTGACAGTCGTCGTCGAAACAATCGGCAAAACCGGTTGCGAGATGGAAGCTCTCACTGGTGTTACGACCGGACTGAACGTCGTCTGGGACATGGTGAAAGCCGCGGAAAAAAACGAAGACGGCGAGTATCCTACTACCCAGATCAGGGACGTACACGTCCACAAAAAAGAGAAAACGACGCTTGAGGACTGA
- a CDS encoding RNase P subunit p30 family protein, with protein MYEAAHARPDGTSTVARLALTVSELEYDGLVVRCHDDAMAEYDPDGIAAEFGIDVVEGVEIRANDRSSVASEITRHRSRRTIVCVHGGRHNRLACEDERVDVLAHPMADGEFNHVLARAAADNGVHVEFNFSRVLRADGGERVKALRGLRRLRTLVEKYDVPYVVSGDPRSHLELRAPRELMGVGTTIGFTDDQIRRGLQAWKVIAARNRDRRSESFIEPGVRTGRYEEDD; from the coding sequence ATGTATGAGGCCGCTCACGCGCGTCCCGACGGGACGAGCACAGTCGCCCGCCTCGCTCTCACCGTCTCCGAGCTGGAGTATGACGGTCTCGTCGTTCGGTGTCACGACGACGCGATGGCGGAGTACGATCCAGACGGGATCGCGGCGGAATTCGGAATCGACGTGGTTGAGGGAGTCGAGATTCGCGCTAACGACCGGTCGTCGGTTGCGAGCGAGATTACGCGCCATCGATCGCGTCGGACGATCGTCTGTGTCCACGGCGGACGGCACAATCGGTTGGCCTGTGAGGATGAACGGGTCGATGTCCTCGCTCATCCCATGGCTGACGGGGAGTTCAATCACGTCCTCGCGCGCGCTGCAGCGGATAACGGCGTTCACGTCGAGTTCAATTTCTCTCGCGTGCTGCGCGCCGACGGCGGTGAACGCGTCAAGGCGCTCCGCGGGCTTCGACGGCTCCGAACGCTGGTCGAAAAGTACGATGTCCCCTACGTCGTGAGCGGAGACCCCCGGAGCCATCTGGAACTGCGGGCCCCCCGAGAGCTCATGGGCGTCGGGACCACAATCGGGTTCACAGACGATCAGATACGTCGTGGACTGCAGGCGTGGAAGGTGATAGCAGCGCGCAACCGGGACCGGCGGTCCGAGTCGTTCATTGAGCCCGGCGTCCGTACTGGACGGTATGAAGAAGACGATTGA
- a CDS encoding class I SAM-dependent methyltransferase has product MKKTIEEHAARFDDHAAAYDDQQPENEEYRACVSLVIDHAAPEPSDIVLDLGTGTGAIGLSLAADAAQVVGRDISDGMMDQAREKAAAHDIENVTFGSGTFREPNYNGPVDIVVSNFALHHLSDDEKRAAIETIAALGPRRFVLGDVMFFETPDPDEPYYDPEVDDPATVGVLADALTDTGFSLTAVERVHGQVGVLVAERAERTEGE; this is encoded by the coding sequence ATGAAGAAGACGATTGAGGAACACGCAGCCCGGTTCGATGACCACGCAGCAGCCTACGACGATCAGCAGCCCGAAAACGAGGAGTATCGCGCGTGTGTTAGCCTCGTCATCGATCATGCGGCTCCCGAACCGTCGGATATCGTTCTCGACCTCGGCACCGGGACGGGCGCGATCGGGCTTTCACTGGCAGCTGATGCGGCGCAGGTCGTCGGTCGGGACATCAGCGACGGGATGATGGACCAAGCTCGAGAGAAAGCAGCCGCTCACGACATCGAAAACGTGACGTTCGGGTCGGGCACGTTCCGCGAGCCGAACTACAATGGGCCTGTCGACATCGTCGTTTCGAATTTCGCGCTCCACCACCTGAGCGACGACGAGAAACGGGCAGCGATCGAAACGATCGCTGCGCTCGGTCCCCGACGATTCGTCCTCGGAGACGTGATGTTTTTCGAGACGCCGGATCCCGACGAACCGTACTACGATCCCGAGGTGGACGACCCCGCGACTGTAGGAGTGCTGGCCGACGCGCTGACTGACACCGGATTCTCGCTCACTGCCGTTGAACGGGTCCACGGGCAAGTCGGTGTGTTGGTCGCAGAACGAGCTGAGCGAACTGAGGGCGAGTGA